A single Streptomyces sp. Edi2 DNA region contains:
- a CDS encoding endo-alpha-N-acetylgalactosaminidase family protein, with the protein MNEQTGAPRGPSRRNVVAATALAGAAGALPLGAHPATAAPRGGEAVLRSDTLEVRVDTAFPRIVSYTDRATGAVLHGQDTPVTQVLLDGTAHTPRVTHRTRADRATYTLGFDGGTRITVEIAVRDRRTTWRVTGITDTPALRVGTLEIPGLALLSVRSDQPGAALLAARIELDKAKSGDTLVQVTDATPADAAPTGCAYAVVATDALAGAVETNTCYDKPAGATTWENGRLWRQTVKGDGFVKAQLSCGQWTHRAAGQPSPTPDSSSTAGGAPLATDPLPYATVIVTGDRNGDGKTDWQDAAIALRDIMVMPLGAGEQHLRVVPHIPFNFASQATNPFLATLDHIKRIALATDGLRQFTLLKGYQSEGHDSAHPDYGGNYNTRAGGLADLNALLRAGKKWNSDFAVHVNATESYPVAHAFSEKLVDKNDKQWDWLDQSYRIDARRDLVSGDIARRFAQLRKETDPALNTVYIDVFRESGWNSDRLQRQLRDQGWQVATEWGHGLERSALWSHWANETDYGPDTSRGINSRLIRFLRNDHKDVFADKWPTLLGNARMGNFEGWVGKTDWNAFHTIIWTDALPAKYLQAYPIRTWGAHEITFEGPTKTSVSDADGTRKITTDGRLVYDDGTYLLPWEPRRATDPHRLYHYNPHGGATTWTLPRGWAGAAAVYAYRLTDQGRTQETRLPVSGGRITLTARPGVAYVVHRAKAPAQRDPVWGEGTPLTDPGFHSGNLADRQVTGPASVQLSKLGDYELVIDAGAAATVAQRLARLAPGSYAASVQVEVGATAGERRRAALEVRTADGVTAANWTDTSTAGNYVAADRKSGTRFQRLFTHFTVPEGGGPVTLTLTAAAGRARVRFDNLRVVPARPTTKQGTLAYEDFEHVPQGWGVFVKGDAGGSTDPRTHIAQRHAPFTRRGWNGKAIDDVIDGGQSLKSRGENTGLVHRTVPHTVRFTPGRRYRVTFRYENEQAGQYAWVTAVDTPAPRELTRTPLPVATQPATHTYEFTAPADGEAWVGLRKVADDATAEFVLDSFEVREI; encoded by the coding sequence GTGAACGAACAGACCGGCGCCCCGCGCGGGCCCAGCCGCAGAAACGTCGTCGCCGCCACCGCGCTCGCCGGGGCGGCGGGCGCCCTCCCGCTCGGGGCGCACCCCGCCACCGCCGCACCCCGCGGCGGCGAGGCGGTGCTCCGGTCCGACACGCTGGAGGTCCGGGTCGACACCGCCTTCCCCCGGATCGTCTCCTACACCGACCGCGCCACCGGCGCCGTCCTGCACGGCCAGGACACCCCGGTCACCCAGGTCCTCCTCGACGGCACCGCCCACACCCCTCGTGTCACCCACCGCACCCGCGCCGACCGCGCCACCTACACCCTCGGTTTCGACGGCGGCACCAGGATCACCGTCGAGATCGCCGTCCGGGACCGGCGCACGACCTGGCGGGTCACCGGCATCACCGACACCCCGGCGCTGCGCGTCGGCACCCTGGAGATCCCCGGCCTCGCCCTGTTGAGCGTCCGCAGCGACCAGCCCGGCGCCGCCCTGCTGGCCGCCCGGATCGAACTGGACAAGGCCAAGAGCGGCGACACCCTGGTGCAGGTCACCGACGCCACCCCCGCCGACGCCGCACCCACCGGATGCGCCTACGCCGTCGTCGCCACCGACGCGCTGGCCGGCGCCGTCGAGACCAACACCTGCTACGACAAGCCCGCCGGGGCCACCACCTGGGAGAACGGCCGCCTCTGGCGGCAGACCGTCAAGGGCGACGGCTTCGTCAAGGCCCAGCTGTCCTGCGGCCAGTGGACCCACCGGGCGGCCGGGCAGCCGTCCCCCACTCCCGACTCCTCCTCCACTGCGGGAGGCGCCCCCCTCGCCACCGACCCGCTGCCGTACGCGACCGTCATCGTCACCGGCGACCGCAACGGCGACGGGAAGACCGACTGGCAGGACGCCGCCATCGCGCTGCGCGACATCATGGTCATGCCGCTGGGCGCCGGGGAACAGCACCTGCGGGTCGTCCCGCACATCCCGTTCAACTTCGCCAGCCAGGCCACCAACCCGTTCCTCGCCACCCTCGACCACATCAAACGGATCGCCCTGGCCACCGACGGGCTGCGGCAGTTCACCCTCCTCAAGGGCTACCAGTCCGAAGGCCACGACTCCGCCCACCCCGACTACGGCGGCAACTACAACACCCGGGCCGGCGGCCTCGCCGACCTCAACGCCCTGCTCCGCGCCGGCAAGAAGTGGAACAGCGACTTCGCGGTGCACGTCAACGCCACCGAGTCCTACCCCGTCGCCCATGCCTTCTCCGAGAAGCTGGTCGACAAGAACGACAAGCAGTGGGACTGGCTCGACCAGTCCTACCGCATCGACGCCCGCCGCGATCTGGTCTCCGGCGACATCGCCCGGCGCTTCGCGCAGCTGCGCAAGGAGACCGACCCGGCACTGAACACCGTCTATATCGACGTCTTCCGCGAGTCCGGCTGGAACTCCGACCGCCTCCAGCGCCAGCTGCGCGACCAGGGCTGGCAGGTCGCCACCGAATGGGGCCACGGCCTGGAACGCTCCGCCCTCTGGTCGCACTGGGCGAACGAGACCGACTACGGCCCCGACACCTCCCGCGGCATCAACTCCCGGCTGATCCGCTTCCTGCGCAACGACCACAAGGACGTCTTCGCCGACAAATGGCCCACCCTGCTCGGCAACGCCCGGATGGGCAACTTCGAGGGCTGGGTCGGCAAGACCGACTGGAACGCCTTCCACACGATCATCTGGACCGACGCCCTGCCCGCCAAATACCTGCAGGCGTACCCGATCCGCACCTGGGGCGCGCACGAGATCACCTTCGAGGGCCCCACCAAGACCTCCGTCAGCGACGCCGACGGCACCCGCAAGATCACCACCGACGGCCGGCTGGTCTACGACGACGGCACCTACCTGCTGCCCTGGGAACCCCGCCGCGCCACCGACCCGCACCGCCTCTACCACTACAACCCCCATGGCGGCGCCACCACCTGGACCCTGCCGCGCGGCTGGGCGGGCGCGGCCGCCGTCTACGCCTACCGGCTCACCGACCAGGGCCGCACCCAGGAAACCCGGCTCCCCGTCAGCGGCGGCCGGATCACCCTCACCGCCCGGCCCGGCGTCGCCTACGTCGTCCACCGCGCCAAGGCCCCGGCGCAGCGCGACCCCGTCTGGGGCGAGGGCACACCCCTGACCGACCCCGGCTTCCACTCCGGGAACCTGGCCGACCGGCAGGTCACCGGACCGGCCTCCGTCCAACTCAGCAAGCTGGGCGACTACGAGCTGGTCATCGACGCCGGCGCCGCCGCCACCGTCGCCCAACGACTCGCCCGGCTCGCCCCCGGCAGCTACGCCGCCTCCGTGCAGGTCGAGGTCGGCGCCACGGCGGGGGAGCGGCGGCGGGCCGCCCTGGAGGTCCGTACCGCCGACGGCGTCACCGCCGCCAACTGGACCGACACCTCCACCGCAGGCAACTACGTCGCCGCCGACCGCAAGTCCGGCACCCGCTTCCAGCGCCTCTTCACCCACTTCACCGTCCCCGAGGGCGGCGGCCCGGTCACCCTCACCCTCACCGCGGCGGCCGGCCGGGCCCGGGTCAGGTTCGACAACCTCCGCGTCGTACCGGCCCGGCCCACCACCAAGCAGGGCACCCTGGCCTACGAGGACTTCGAGCACGTGCCCCAGGGCTGGGGCGTCTTCGTCAAGGGCGACGCGGGCGGCAGCACCGACCCCCGCACCCATATCGCCCAGCGGCACGCCCCGTTCACCCGGCGCGGCTGGAACGGCAAGGCCATCGACGATGTCATCGACGGCGGCCAGTCGCTCAAGTCACGCGGCGAGAACACCGGACTCGTCCACCGGACGGTTCCGCACACCGTCCGCTTCACCCCCGGCCGCCGCTACCGCGTCACCTTCCGCTACGAGAACGAGCAGGCCGGCCAGTACGCCTGGGTCACCGCCGTCGACACACCCGCCCCCCGCGAACTGACCCGCACCCCGCTGCCCGTCGCCACCCAACCGGCCACCCACACCTACGAGTTCACCGCACCGGCCGACGGCGAGGCATGGGTGGGGCTGCGCAAGGTGGCCGACGACGCCACCGCGGAGTTCGTCCTGGACTCCTTCGAGGTACGCGAAATCTGA
- a CDS encoding histidine kinase, whose amino-acid sequence MSEHGERTGTGTRRVPGRVPVRARWAAPGSRPARWAKTPPRQAVAARAALAVVLLLLVGLEALATAPQPARPHLIVTAAGIVAGLCAVPSDRIPLTGRVWTAAAVSLTASAALIAGPHARDVWGLGEGIALLVLLSAVVRRAPGRTAAVLGSLLGLACVLAPLRDVRPGLFTVVSAVLTVVVAVYAAILRRQDARRLRDLAAVRAAERLELARELHDLVAHHVTGIVVQARAARFTALEGRPAGATLERIEASGSEALVATRRLVRVLREDGAHPHPVAGLAEVRALTEVFARTGPPVVLSVDTGLAQTLPDDVAAAVYRIVREALTNVRKHAADATAVRIGLRPVPFGAELRIANDGGRPARLGEQARGGGFGLAGLTERAEAMGGRLLAGPAAEGGWELTAVLPLDSGATA is encoded by the coding sequence GTGAGCGAGCACGGCGAGCGCACCGGCACCGGGACACGGCGCGTCCCGGGCCGTGTCCCGGTGCGCGCCCGGTGGGCCGCGCCGGGCAGCCGGCCGGCACGGTGGGCGAAGACCCCTCCGCGGCAAGCCGTCGCCGCCCGGGCCGCCCTCGCGGTGGTACTGCTGCTTCTCGTCGGGTTGGAGGCTCTGGCGACGGCACCTCAGCCCGCCCGGCCGCACCTGATCGTCACGGCCGCCGGCATCGTGGCCGGTCTGTGCGCGGTGCCCTCCGACCGGATCCCGCTGACCGGCCGTGTGTGGACCGCGGCCGCGGTCTCCCTCACCGCGTCGGCGGCGCTGATCGCCGGACCGCACGCACGGGACGTGTGGGGCCTGGGCGAGGGCATCGCCCTGCTCGTCCTGCTCAGCGCCGTGGTCCGCCGGGCGCCCGGCCGCACCGCCGCCGTCCTCGGCTCGCTGCTGGGCCTGGCCTGTGTGCTCGCCCCGCTGCGGGACGTCCGGCCGGGGCTGTTCACCGTCGTCTCCGCCGTGCTCACCGTGGTCGTCGCCGTGTATGCGGCGATCCTGCGCCGGCAGGACGCCCGGCGGCTGCGCGATCTCGCGGCCGTCCGGGCCGCCGAGCGCCTGGAGTTGGCGCGGGAGCTGCACGACCTGGTCGCCCACCATGTCACCGGCATCGTCGTCCAGGCCCGCGCCGCCCGCTTCACCGCGCTCGAAGGCCGGCCGGCCGGTGCCACCCTCGAACGGATCGAGGCCTCCGGCAGCGAGGCGCTGGTCGCGACGCGCCGGCTGGTGCGGGTCCTGCGCGAGGACGGGGCACACCCCCACCCGGTCGCCGGGCTCGCCGAGGTCCGGGCGCTGACCGAGGTGTTCGCCCGCACCGGCCCGCCGGTCGTCCTCTCCGTCGACACCGGGCTGGCACAGACGCTGCCGGACGATGTGGCCGCGGCGGTCTACCGCATCGTCCGCGAGGCGCTGACCAACGTCCGCAAGCACGCGGCGGACGCCACGGCGGTACGGATCGGCCTGCGGCCCGTCCCCTTCGGGGCGGAGCTGCGCATCGCCAACGACGGCGGCAGACCGGCCCGCCTCGGCGAACAGGCCCGCGGCGGCGGCTTCGGACTGGCCGGCCTCACCGAACGCGCCGAGGCGATGGGCGGACGCCTCCTCGCGGGCCCCGCGGCCGAGGGCGGCTGGGAACTCACCGCCGTACTGCCCCTCGACAGCGGGGCGACGGCCTGA
- a CDS encoding response regulator transcription factor, with translation MPISVVIADDQEVVRMGFRTVLESRPDIEVVAEVADGEAALAAVGRLHPDVLLLDIRMPGTDGLEVTRRLTERTPGGPEGRHTPGIVIVTTFDLDAYVHGALDGGASGFLLKDASPALLVEAVRAAAVGHSLLSPSVAARLLRERSPDGGKGRAAARTPSEPLTGRERDVVRALSGGRTNAEIAGALYLSLSTVKSHLANVQIKLAARNRVEIAFWAWQSGLSSGGP, from the coding sequence ATGCCGATCAGTGTGGTGATCGCGGACGACCAGGAAGTGGTCCGGATGGGCTTCCGGACGGTGCTGGAGAGCCGGCCCGACATCGAGGTCGTCGCCGAGGTCGCCGACGGCGAGGCCGCCCTCGCGGCCGTCGGGCGGCTGCACCCCGATGTGCTGCTGCTCGACATCCGGATGCCCGGAACCGACGGACTGGAGGTCACCCGGCGGCTGACCGAGCGCACGCCCGGCGGCCCCGAGGGCCGGCACACCCCGGGGATCGTCATCGTCACCACCTTCGACCTGGACGCATATGTGCACGGCGCGCTGGACGGGGGCGCCTCGGGCTTTCTGCTCAAGGACGCCAGCCCTGCGCTGCTCGTGGAGGCCGTACGGGCCGCCGCCGTCGGCCACTCCCTGCTCTCGCCCTCGGTCGCCGCGCGGCTGCTGCGCGAGCGGTCTCCGGACGGCGGCAAGGGCCGGGCGGCGGCCCGCACCCCCTCCGAGCCGCTGACCGGACGCGAACGGGACGTCGTCCGGGCGCTGTCCGGCGGCCGGACCAACGCCGAGATCGCCGGTGCCCTGTACCTGTCGCTGTCCACGGTCAAGTCCCATCTGGCGAACGTGCAGATCAAGCTGGCCGCCCGCAACCGGGTCGAGATCGCCTTCTGGGCCTGGCAGAGCGGTCTGTCCTCCGGCGGCCCGTGA
- a CDS encoding serine protease, with the protein MRSYRKPLRRSLALGAVALAAVSLQPGSASAAPSAGPSGSVHTKVVGGTKAGQGEFPFMVRLSMGCGGALYAKDIVLTAAHCVDGSGDNTSITATAGVADLEDSHAVKVNSTKVLQAPGYNGKGKDWALIKLAKPVDQPTLKIAEDDKLNNGDFTIAGWGADKEGGEQQRYLLKATVPFVDDAACQKAYGDQLTPGDEICAGKLDTGGIDTCQGDSGGPMFRKDDAGQWLQVGIVSWGEGCARPGKPGVYSEVSTFAANIKKAAGELGG; encoded by the coding sequence TTGCGCAGCTACCGGAAGCCCCTCAGAAGATCCCTTGCCCTCGGCGCCGTCGCTCTGGCCGCCGTCAGCCTCCAGCCCGGCTCGGCCTCGGCCGCCCCCTCGGCGGGTCCGTCCGGCTCGGTCCACACCAAGGTCGTCGGCGGGACCAAGGCCGGCCAGGGTGAATTCCCGTTCATGGTCCGGCTGTCGATGGGCTGCGGCGGCGCCCTGTACGCCAAGGACATCGTGCTCACCGCGGCGCACTGTGTCGACGGCAGCGGCGACAACACCTCCATCACCGCCACCGCGGGTGTGGCCGACCTGGAGGACTCGCACGCCGTCAAGGTGAACTCCACCAAGGTCCTCCAGGCCCCCGGCTACAACGGCAAGGGCAAGGACTGGGCGCTCATCAAGCTCGCCAAGCCGGTCGACCAGCCCACACTGAAGATCGCCGAGGATGACAAGCTCAACAACGGCGACTTCACCATCGCCGGCTGGGGCGCCGACAAGGAGGGCGGCGAACAGCAGCGCTACCTCCTCAAGGCCACGGTGCCCTTCGTCGACGACGCCGCCTGCCAGAAGGCCTACGGCGACCAGCTGACGCCCGGCGACGAGATCTGCGCCGGCAAGCTGGACACCGGCGGCATCGACACCTGCCAGGGTGACTCCGGCGGCCCGATGTTCCGCAAGGACGACGCCGGGCAGTGGCTCCAGGTCGGCATCGTCTCCTGGGGCGAGGGCTGCGCACGCCCCGGCAAGCCCGGTGTCTACAGCGAGGTGAGCACCTTCGCCGCGAACATCAAGAAGGCCGCGGGCGAACTGGGCGGCTGA
- a CDS encoding alpha/beta hydrolase, producing the protein MQLHTHEWGTGERTAVLVHGLMSDHRTWHRVAPALADRGYRVIAVDLRGHGRSPRGDYDTERYAEDLVETLPATPEVVIGHSLGGLALSLAVERLQPRRAVYSDPAWSFPRFQEPVDPALFVAFKRADRAMLRTFNPRWNDTDLDIELATIAQWDTATALALSAVHRHDHVPEKPVVPSLVQFAGEGFLFSEQAADALTGRGFEVRTVPGVGHTIHRDDFDGFMAGLEGWV; encoded by the coding sequence ATGCAGCTGCACACCCACGAGTGGGGCACCGGCGAGCGGACCGCGGTGCTGGTCCACGGGCTGATGTCCGATCACCGCACCTGGCACCGCGTCGCTCCCGCGCTCGCCGACCGGGGCTATCGCGTCATCGCCGTCGACCTGCGCGGCCACGGCCGCAGCCCGCGCGGCGACTACGACACCGAGCGGTACGCCGAAGACCTCGTGGAGACCCTGCCCGCCACCCCCGAGGTCGTCATCGGACATTCCCTGGGCGGCCTGGCGCTGTCCCTGGCGGTGGAGCGGCTGCAGCCACGGCGGGCCGTCTACAGCGATCCCGCCTGGTCGTTCCCCAGGTTCCAGGAGCCCGTCGACCCGGCCCTGTTCGTCGCGTTCAAGCGGGCCGACCGGGCGATGCTGCGCACCTTCAACCCGCGCTGGAACGACACCGATCTCGACATCGAACTGGCCACCATCGCGCAGTGGGACACTGCCACCGCCCTCGCGCTGTCCGCCGTGCACCGCCATGACCATGTGCCCGAGAAGCCGGTCGTCCCGTCGCTGGTGCAGTTCGCGGGGGAGGGGTTCCTCTTCTCCGAACAGGCGGCGGACGCGCTGACCGGCCGCGGCTTCGAGGTCCGTACGGTGCCCGGCGTCGGCCACACCATCCACCGCGACGACTTCGACGGCTTCATGGCGGGGCTGGAGGGGTGGGTCTAG
- a CDS encoding MBL fold metallo-hydrolase, giving the protein MDTLTELTPTVWQLPFPVGHVYLAALPDDGYAVVDTGLPGSAPAILDALARLGGRPQQLRQIVLTHSHLDHMGSAADLAAATGARVLAGALDAPYIRGTAPEPAPVPTPAEQALHEGIMADLAAAGTPPLRHAEVDTVLHDGDTLDGWGEEVRVLHVPGHTPGGIALHLPASRLLFPGDIIGTDPDGRRAVLGPFNVAREEAIASFRRLAALDDVDTVCVPHGVPLRTGARDVLAAATPETDWL; this is encoded by the coding sequence ATGGACACCCTCACCGAGCTGACCCCCACCGTCTGGCAACTCCCGTTCCCCGTCGGGCACGTGTACCTCGCCGCCCTCCCCGACGACGGCTACGCGGTGGTCGACACCGGCCTCCCCGGCTCCGCCCCCGCCATCCTCGACGCCCTTGCCCGGCTCGGCGGCCGGCCACAGCAGCTGCGGCAGATCGTGCTCACCCACTCCCACCTGGACCACATGGGTTCCGCCGCCGACCTGGCCGCCGCCACCGGCGCCCGCGTCCTGGCCGGGGCGCTCGACGCCCCGTACATCCGTGGCACCGCCCCCGAACCCGCGCCGGTGCCGACCCCCGCGGAACAGGCCCTGCATGAAGGGATCATGGCGGACCTGGCGGCCGCCGGGACGCCGCCGCTGCGCCACGCCGAGGTCGATACCGTCCTGCACGACGGGGACACCCTCGACGGCTGGGGGGAAGAGGTGCGGGTGCTGCACGTCCCCGGCCACACCCCCGGCGGGATCGCCCTGCACCTCCCCGCGAGCCGGCTGCTCTTCCCCGGCGACATCATCGGCACCGACCCCGACGGCCGCCGCGCGGTCCTCGGCCCCTTCAACGTCGCACGCGAGGAGGCCATCGCGTCCTTCCGGCGGCTCGCCGCCCTCGATGACGTCGACACGGTCTGCGTACCGCACGGCGTACCCCTGCGCACCGGCGCCCGGGACGTACTGGCCGCCGCCACGCCGGAGACGGACTGGCTCTGA
- a CDS encoding PPOX class F420-dependent oxidoreductase gives MSPSIARNTRVELPGLLEFVRPRHRAILLTRRGDGTPQGSPLTCGVDDSGRLVMSTYPERAKVRNVRRVSSVSVIVLSDEWNGPWVQIDGEAEVIDAPDSVEPLVEYYRNIAGEHPDWDEYREAMRQQGKSLIRVTPLRWGPVATGGFPARLAEDGDA, from the coding sequence ATGAGCCCTTCCATCGCCCGCAACACCCGTGTCGAGCTGCCCGGACTGCTGGAGTTCGTCCGCCCCCGTCACCGCGCGATCCTGCTCACCCGCCGCGGCGACGGCACGCCGCAGGGCTCGCCGCTGACCTGCGGGGTGGACGACTCCGGGCGGCTGGTCATGTCGACGTATCCGGAGCGCGCCAAGGTCCGCAACGTCCGCCGGGTCTCTTCGGTCAGCGTCATCGTGCTGTCCGACGAGTGGAACGGCCCGTGGGTGCAGATCGACGGCGAGGCCGAGGTCATCGACGCCCCGGATTCGGTCGAGCCGCTTGTCGAGTACTACCGCAACATCGCCGGGGAGCACCCGGACTGGGACGAGTACCGGGAGGCGATGCGGCAACAGGGCAAGTCGCTGATCCGGGTGACGCCGCTGCGCTGGGGACCGGTGGCGACCGGCGGCTTCCCGGCCCGGCTCGCGGAGGACGGCGACGCGTAG
- a CDS encoding SDR family oxidoreductase gives MSRTILVTGGGTGIGRAVAHHFADAGDEVIVTGRRPGPLDETAAGRRTVRPLVCDHTDPRALTALLAGLPARIDVLVNNAGGNTDLDADDATDLAAYARNFRANLDANLLSAALTTRALDDRLAEGGAVVHLGSIAADHGNGAYGAAKAGLASWNIGLSRTLGPRDITTNVVSPGYIAGTDFFRDQLTDERRDHLVAAAAVGRAGSPADITGTVAFLASPAARHITGQVLNVNGGTRGTR, from the coding sequence ATGTCACGCACCATCCTGGTCACCGGCGGCGGCACCGGCATCGGACGCGCCGTCGCCCACCACTTCGCGGACGCCGGCGACGAGGTCATCGTCACCGGCAGGCGCCCCGGCCCGCTCGACGAGACGGCGGCCGGCCGCCGGACCGTGCGCCCCCTGGTGTGCGACCACACCGACCCCCGGGCGCTCACCGCGCTGCTCGCCGGGCTCCCCGCGCGGATCGACGTCCTGGTCAACAACGCCGGTGGCAACACCGACCTCGACGCGGACGACGCCACCGACCTGGCGGCCTACGCCCGCAACTTCCGTGCCAACCTCGACGCCAACCTGCTCAGCGCCGCGCTGACCACCAGGGCGCTGGACGACCGGCTCGCGGAAGGCGGCGCGGTCGTCCACCTCGGATCGATCGCCGCCGACCACGGCAACGGCGCCTACGGAGCCGCCAAGGCCGGCCTCGCCTCCTGGAACATCGGGCTGTCCCGGACGCTCGGCCCCCGCGACATCACCACCAACGTCGTCTCGCCCGGGTATATCGCCGGCACCGACTTCTTCCGCGACCAGCTCACCGACGAACGGCGCGACCACCTGGTGGCCGCCGCGGCGGTGGGCCGCGCAGGGTCCCCCGCCGACATCACCGGCACAGTGGCCTTCCTGGCCTCACCGGCGGCCCGGCACATCACCGGCCAGGTGCTGAACGTCAACGGCGGTACCCGCGGCACCCGTTGA
- a CDS encoding MarR family transcriptional regulator, translating into MTRDSEAGDGSGHPAAPAPPYPVEEIAAAWERERPGTPVSSIGIVTPIWQLAKLLGDDRRRVLAAAGMDPATLDLLSVLRRSGAPYTLTTRELSRRSLVTAGAISQRVTRAEREGLVTRRPGEGRPRTVLVELTPAGHEKVEATVGQVLHREAELTDGLTPGQQTQLAGLLRILLQDAQRKLGDDRISQVGGD; encoded by the coding sequence GTGACAAGAGATTCCGAGGCGGGGGACGGCTCCGGCCACCCGGCGGCCCCCGCTCCCCCGTATCCCGTCGAGGAGATCGCCGCCGCCTGGGAGCGGGAACGCCCCGGCACCCCGGTCTCCTCCATTGGCATCGTGACGCCGATCTGGCAGCTGGCGAAGCTGCTGGGCGACGACCGGCGCCGGGTGCTGGCCGCCGCCGGGATGGACCCGGCCACCCTCGATCTGCTCAGCGTGCTGCGCCGCAGCGGCGCGCCGTACACCTTGACCACCCGTGAACTCAGCCGCCGCTCCCTGGTCACCGCCGGGGCGATCTCCCAGCGGGTGACCCGCGCCGAGCGCGAGGGGCTGGTCACCCGGCGGCCCGGCGAGGGCCGCCCCCGCACGGTCCTGGTCGAGCTGACCCCGGCCGGCCACGAGAAGGTCGAGGCCACGGTCGGCCAAGTACTGCACCGCGAGGCCGAGTTGACCGACGGCCTGACCCCCGGGCAGCAGACGCAGCTCGCCGGGCTGCTGCGGATCCTGCTCCAGGACGCCCAGCGCAAGCTCGGCGACGACCGGATCAGCCAGGTCGGCGGGGACTGA
- a CDS encoding winged helix-turn-helix domain-containing protein, protein MKRWDADQESVAETPDLAALAALLADRTRAAICMALLDGGAWTAGELAEYAAVAPSTTTEHLNLLVAGGLLAEERQGRRRYVRLAGPEAAETLENLAGLAPYRQVPVRSLAEANHRRALHHARTCYDHIAGALGVAIVEAMTERGLLGRDYGPVLTVDGAGWLTALGIPDAGPSAAHRAHVRTCLDWTVRRRHLSGAVGAALYRHALEHGWVVKAVATRILTVTAAGRTAFRAQLGLPDEALFPSLTFAPPPSGAPGALSPRRPG, encoded by the coding sequence ATGAAACGATGGGACGCCGATCAGGAAAGCGTCGCGGAGACCCCCGATCTGGCTGCCCTGGCGGCGCTGCTCGCGGACCGCACCCGTGCCGCCATCTGCATGGCCCTGCTCGACGGCGGCGCCTGGACCGCCGGTGAACTGGCTGAATACGCCGCGGTGGCGCCCTCCACCACCACCGAACACCTCAACCTCCTGGTCGCCGGAGGCCTGCTCGCCGAGGAACGGCAGGGGCGGCGGCGCTACGTACGCCTGGCCGGACCGGAGGCCGCGGAAACCCTGGAGAACCTTGCCGGCCTGGCGCCCTACCGCCAGGTCCCGGTCCGCTCCCTGGCCGAGGCCAACCACCGCAGGGCCCTGCACCACGCCCGGACGTGTTACGACCACATCGCCGGTGCGCTCGGCGTCGCCATCGTCGAGGCGATGACCGAACGCGGCCTGCTGGGGCGGGACTACGGCCCGGTGCTGACCGTGGACGGGGCCGGCTGGCTGACCGCCCTCGGCATCCCCGACGCCGGGCCGTCGGCCGCCCACCGGGCTCATGTCCGCACCTGCCTCGACTGGACGGTGCGCCGCCGGCACCTCTCCGGCGCGGTCGGCGCCGCCCTCTACCGGCACGCCCTGGAGCACGGCTGGGTCGTCAAGGCCGTTGCCACCCGCATCCTCACCGTCACCGCGGCGGGCCGTACGGCCTTCCGCGCGCAGCTCGGACTGCCCGACGAGGCGCTGTTCCCCTCCCTCACCTTCGCCCCGCCCCCGTCCGGCGCCCCCGGGGCGCTCAGTCCCCGCCGACCTGGCTGA